A DNA window from Candidatus Methylomirabilota bacterium contains the following coding sequences:
- the thiE gene encoding thiamine phosphate synthase encodes MSRLKDDPRRWGLYVVTDRTQTAGRPLEEVTRAALAGGARVFQLREKDLEARELTVLAERLIGVIRPAGGLLLVNDRIDVALAVGADGAHLSQRSLPPAVARRLLGQGRLLGVSCHSLAEAAEAQEGGADFILLGPIFFTPSKASSGASLGLEILKQVRSHIHLPILAIGGINRTNRQEVLTAGADGVAVISAVMAAPDVSEAVRALLP; translated from the coding sequence ATGTCACGCCTCAAAGATGATCCCCGCAGATGGGGGCTTTATGTTGTCACCGATCGCACGCAAACCGCGGGCAGGCCGCTCGAGGAGGTGACTCGCGCCGCCCTCGCAGGAGGAGCCAGGGTCTTTCAGCTGCGGGAAAAAGATCTCGAGGCCCGGGAGCTCACGGTACTGGCCGAACGACTTATCGGCGTCATCCGTCCCGCCGGAGGCCTGCTGCTGGTCAACGATCGCATCGATGTGGCCCTCGCTGTCGGAGCCGACGGGGCCCATCTGAGCCAGCGGAGCCTTCCACCGGCCGTCGCCCGTCGCCTGTTAGGCCAGGGACGGCTCCTCGGCGTTTCCTGTCACTCTCTTGCAGAGGCAGCGGAGGCTCAGGAGGGGGGGGCCGATTTTATCCTCTTGGGGCCGATCTTCTTTACGCCGTCTAAGGCATCCTCTGGTGCTTCGCTGGGCCTCGAAATCCTGAAGCAGGTTCGGTCTCATATCCATCTTCCCATTCTCGCCATCGGAGGCATCAACCGGACAAACCGGCAGGAGGTCCTTACCGCAGGGGCAGACGGGGTCGCGGTCATCTCCGCGGTCATGGCTGCGCCCGATGTTTCTGAGGCGGTGAGAGCCTTGCTACCCTAG